Genomic DNA from Microbacterium neungamense:
GACCAGGTCGAGATCGGCCTCCTGTGCGAGGCGGAGCGCCACCTGGATGGCGACGACGCCGATCTGCTCGCCTCCGGGGCCGACGAGGCGGACCTCGGGCACGCGGATGCGCTCATTGGTGCGGGGATCGCTGATGCGGAACTCCTTAGCTGGGGGTTTTCGGCCTCCGCGACGCGGTTCGCGTCACGGGCGAAATCGGAGTCTCCCCACCCGCCGGCAGCTCAGACGCCGGCTCTGCACCCTGTCGCCGGTGCGGACACCGGCCTACCGGCACGCGGCCGGCGGAGCGCTGGAACCCGGTAGCCTGGAACGGCAAGCGCGGGTGGGAATCGAATCCTCTTTCGTACCGGAGCATGACGCCCCGGAGCCCGCAGAAGTCTACCAGAAAGCACCATGAAGTGACGATTCCGGGATCGGATGCCGCAGACGACGCGCGCCACGAGCGCTGGCAGGAGCAGGAGGAGGCCGCGGCCGCGGCGACGCGGGACATCGCGGACGTCGCCGCGGTGGAGGTGATCACGACCACCGCCGTGCACCTGATGAGCGCCGCGGCGGTGAAGGTCGGGCTGGCCGACGACCCGGATTCGCAGCGCGACCTGGACGAGGCGCGCAAGCTCATCAACGCCCTCGCCGGGCTGATCACCGCCGCCGCACCCGAGGTCAGCGACATGCACGCCCGGTCGCTGCGGGACGGCCTGCGCTCCCTGCAGCTCGCGTTCCGCGAGGCATCCGTCATCCCCGACCCGATCGGGCAGGGACCGGGCGAGAAGTGGACGGGTCCGGTCACCTAGCATCCGTGATCCGGCGGCTGGGAGGTTCCTTGCGCTCGCCGCGGATCCTTCCGATGCCCGGCATCCGCATCCGAGCACGCCGACGGATGGCGCCGCCGCGCACAGTCCGCGCGGAGATGTGCGCTACGCGCGGACGGATGCCGAAGATTCGGCCGCGGGAACCGCACAAGGCCGCGCGAACGCACACGGGATCCGTCGGCCTACGGCGCCAGGTTGGCTGCGCTCGCTCGACGAGCGGGGCGAGCGGGCGGGTCAGCTTGCGGCGGTGAGCTTGACGGTGAGGGAGTCCACGAGCACGGCGATGCGGTCGTCCGCGGCCCAGCGCTGGGCGAGGCGCGCCAGCACGGCGTCCAGGGTCTCGCGCTCGAGGCCGTCGACGAGGTGCAGGGTGACGACAAGCTCGGGGCCGCGCATCCGCGCATC
This window encodes:
- a CDS encoding DUF1844 domain-containing protein, encoding MTPRSPQKSTRKHHEVTIPGSDAADDARHERWQEQEEAAAAATRDIADVAAVEVITTTAVHLMSAAAVKVGLADDPDSQRDLDEARKLINALAGLITAAAPEVSDMHARSLRDGLRSLQLAFREASVIPDPIGQGPGEKWTGPVT